A window of the Dromaius novaehollandiae isolate bDroNov1 unplaced genomic scaffold, bDroNov1.hap1 HAP1_SCAFFOLD_40, whole genome shotgun sequence genome harbors these coding sequences:
- the LOC135326763 gene encoding olfactory receptor 6E1-like, with amino-acid sequence MGNTTIIFLVHVDQRLQTPMYFFISSLAFLEIWFTSSTTITLLVTLSSGRRTISLSSCFAQSYFYFALGFTEFALLVVMSFDRYVAICQPLHYAAIMKQQLCTHLVVAAWVVGFTLASYHLVLLSKLTFCSPNKIHHFFCDNSPLFKLSCSDTSLLWKADSILILFVVLGSLCLITVSYMSIFRCILHMPAVSGRKKAFATCSSHLTSLAIVYGSCIVLYARPSEDVSLETNRVVALLNTVLYPFLNPFIYSLRNKPVKLALKEVLGRAKVRLFPQLWCFSGQQF; translated from the coding sequence ATGGGGAACACAACAATCATTTTCCTCGTGCATGTGGATCAGCGCCTGCAAACCcctatgtactttttcatcagcagtctggcattcctggaaatctggtttacatcctccacaaccaTCACATTGCTGGTGACTTtgagctctggtaggagaacaatctccttaagcagctgctttgcccaatcctatttctattttgccctgggttttacagagtttgctctgcttgttgtcatgtcctttgaccgctacgttgccatctgccagcctttgcattatgctgccatcatgaagcagcagctctgcacccacctggtTGTTGCTGCATGGGTCGTAGGCTTCACACTCGCGAGTTaccacctggtcctgctctcaaagctgactttctgtagTCCCAACAAGATCCACcactttttttgtgacaactcccCCTTATTCaagctgtcctgctctgacaccagcctgctttggaaagcagactctattttgatattgtttgtagtgctgggttccttatgtctAATCACGGTGTCCTACATGAGCATCTTCcgctgtattctgcacatgccagcagtgtctgggaggaagaaagcttttgctacgtgttcttcccatctcaccaGCTTAGCCATtgtatatggaagctgcattgttctctatgcacggccctcagaagatgtttccttggagaccaacagagttgtagctttgctgaacactgtcctgtacccattcttaaaccccttcatctacagtctcagaaacaagcctgtgaaactggccctgaaggAAGTCCTTGGCCGTGCGAAGGTTCGGCTTTTTCCCCAGCTATGGTGCTTCTCGGGACAGCAATTCTAA